One Brassica napus cultivar Da-Ae chromosome A1, Da-Ae, whole genome shotgun sequence genomic region harbors:
- the LOC125606986 gene encoding putative mediator of RNA polymerase II transcription subunit 12, translating to MEESNQQHQLLLQMQQQQQMQQRQQQLFLMQHHLQRQQQQQAAMSRFPNAPGLIQNRPVNPAFHNPNVQQQQQRPMMMMMQPSQQQQQQEKKQMRPLNQMELQFAYQDAWRVCHPDYKRPFVSLEDACERLLPYHVVADYEAEEDEMILHSDTTVSRSQQWDDNIAAKVGEFTETFEKQVQAFNAITQKRKEGELRSEERLIVEQLLLMEERKACSEVDREMKAHEARLRMAAMAQAGQGMGYNPLRGNAFGNYGEQQQQQGRYMDPDEMMMRMRGWVNSNNNNSINSQREEKEPEEDFLNDEETGQHGNWRGNGEFDLNTR from the exons ATGGAGGAATCGAACCAACAACACCAACTCTTGCTCCAAATGCAGCAGCAACAACAGATGCAGCAGCGTCAGCAACAGCTCTTCCTGATGCAGCATCATCTCCAGaggcagcagcagcaacaggcGGCCATGTCGAGGTTCCCCAACGCTCCGGGTTTAATCCAGAACCGACCCGTTAACCCGGCTTTTCACAACCCTAACGTTCAGCAGCAACAACAGCGaccgatgatgatgatgatgcaacCCTCAcagcaacaacagcaacaaGAGAAGAAGCAGATGCGTCCGTTGAATCAAATGGAGTTACAGTTCGCTTACCAAGACGCGTGGCGTGTCTGCCATCCTGATTACAAGCGTCCTTTCGTTTCTCTCGAAGACGCTTGCGAAAG GTTGTTACCTTATCACGTAGTAGCAGATTACGAAGCGGAAGAAGACGAGATGATTCTTCATTCAGACACAACGGTGTCACGCAGTCAGCAATGGGACGACAACATTGCAGCCAAAGTGGGCGAGTTCACGGAGACGTTTGAGAAGCAAGTCCAAGCTTTCAACGCTATAACTCAAAAGAGGAAGGAGGGTGAGTTAAGATCCGAGGAGAGGTTGATTGTTGAGCAGCTTTTGCTCATGGAGGAGAGGAAAGCATGTAGTGAGGTGGATAGAGAGATGAAGGCTCATGAGGCGAGGTTGAGGATGGCGGCTATGGCTCAAGCGGGACAAGGGATGGGTTATAATCCGTTGAGAGGTAATGCGTTTGGGAACTATGGagaacagcaacaacaacaggGACGGTACATGGACCCTGatgagatgatgatgaggatgcgTGGTTGGGtgaatagtaataataataatagtattaatagtcagagagaagagaaggagcCTGAAGAAGACTTCTTGAATGATGAAGAAACTGGTCAACATGGGAACTGGAGAGGGAATGGTGAATTTGATTTGAATACTCGGTAA
- the LOC106387301 gene encoding U-box domain-containing protein 7, with product MDLASTVPSSSSSSSVSSIDTSHDCDSPRGGDADHELLHASVSVSVSSSSSSASIQRILGLIRSEDPDSRLFAAREIRRLTKTSHRCRRHFSQAVEPLVSMLRLLDSPESHHEAALLALLNLAVKYEKNKVSIVEAGALEPIMNFLQSNSPTLQEYASASLLTLSASANNKPIIGANGVIPLLVKVIKHGSPQAKADAVMALSNLSTLSTNLTTIIATKPLSPILNLLKSSKKSSKTSEKCCSLIESLMVSNEKARTGLVSDEGGVLAVVEVLENGSLQAKEHAVGVLLTLCQSDRSKYREPILKEGVIPGLLELTVQGTSKSRTKAQRLLCLLRDSDSPRSEVQPDTIENIVSSLISHIDGDDQSGKAKKMLAEMVQVSMEKSLRHLQERASTLVRP from the exons ATGGACCTCGCCTCCAccgtcccttcttcttcttcctcttcctccgtTTCAT CAATCGACACGAGCCACGACTGCGACTCGCCGCGCGGCGGAGACGCAGATCACGAACTGCTCCACGCGTCGGTTTCGGTTTCTGtttcttcctcgtcgtcttcGGCCTCGATTCAGAGAATCCTCGGTTTGATCCGATCGGAGGATCCGGATTCGAGGCTGTTCGCAGCTAGAGAGATCCGTCGGCTGACGAAGACGTCGCATAGGTGCCGCCGACACTTTTCGCAGGCCGTCGAGCCGCTAGTTTCGATGCTGAGGTTATTAGACTCGCCTGAATCGCACCACGAGGCGGCGCTGCTTGCTCTCCTTAACCTCGCCGTTAAATACGAGAA gaaCAAGGTGAGCATAGTTGAAGCAGGTGCTTTAGAGCCAATCATGAACTTCTTACAATCTAACAGCCCAACACTTCAAGAATACGCTTCTGCATCTCTCCTCACTCTCTCCGCATCCGCTAACAACAAACCCATCATCGGAGCTAACGGAGTGATTCCACTATTAGTCAAAGTCATTAAACACGGAAGCCCACAAGCTAAAGCTGATGCAGTCATGgcactctccaacctctctacACTCTCCACTAACCTAACAACGATCATAGCGACCAAACCACTCTCACCGATCCTGAACCTTCTAAAATCAAGTAAAAAATCATCGAAAACATCTGAGAAATGCTGTTCCCTGATAGAATCCTTGATGGTTTCTAACGAGAAGGCGAGAACGGGTTTAGTCTCAGATGAAGGAGGAGTGTTGGCAGTGGTGGAAGTTCTTGAAAACGGGTCACTACAAGCTAAGGAGCACGCCGTTGGTGTGCTGTTAACACTGTGCCAAAGCGATAGGAGTAAATACAGAGAGCCGATTTTGAAAGAAGGTGTAATACCGGGACTGCTCGAGCTCACGGTTCAAGGGACATCAAAGTCTCGTACCAAAGCTCAGAGACTTCTCTGTTTACTAAGGGACTCGGATAGCCCGAGATCAGAGGTTCAACCGGATACAATAGAGAACATAGTGTCGAGCTTAATCTCTCATATAGACGGAGATGATCAGTCTGGTAAGGCGAAGAAGATGCTGGCTGAGATGGTGCAAGTTAGCATGGAGAAGAGCTTGAGACATCTACAAGAACGTGCTTCCACTCTTGTCCGTCCCTAA
- the LOC106432870 gene encoding polcalcin Bra n 2-like, which yields MADATEKAEHDRVFKKFDANGDGTISSTELGDALKNLGSVTHDDIKRMMAEIDTDGDGFISYQEFSDFAKANRGLMKDVAKIF from the coding sequence ATGGCGGACGCAACAGAAAAAGCTGAGCACGACCGTGTTTTCAAGAAGTTTGATGCTAATGGAGATGGAACTATCTCTTCCACCGAGCTTGGAGATGCTCTCAAGAACCTTGGCTCGGTCACGCACGATGACATCAAGCGTATGATGGCTGAGATCGATACCGATGGTGATGGATTCATATCGTACCAAGAGTTTTCTGATTTCGCAAAGGCTAACCGTGGTCTCATGAAAGATGTAGCCAAGATTTTCTAa
- the LOC106387296 gene encoding mitochondrial inner membrane protease ATP23-like, whose amino-acid sequence MEDAAAPNSGSDLNLGGKRGKSIEECQDMIQRSFRNPIVKFLMEQMEKSGCRVGDNFVKAVVCTGPVAGGFTKGRGITVCSNYLTIQDEVNQVVIHELIHAYDECRAKNLDWTNCAHHACSEIRAGHLSGDCHFKRELLRGFIKLRGHEQECIKRRVLKSLRGNPYCSEVAAKDAMEAVWDTCYNDTKPFDRAP is encoded by the exons ATGGAAGACGCCGCCGCTCCTAACTCAGGTTCCGATTTGAACCTCGGAGGAAAACGCGGTAAATCAATCGAAGAATGCCAAGACATGATTCAGCGAAGTTTCCGAA ATCCGATTGTGAAGTTTCTGATGGAGCAGATGGAGAAGTCTGGGTGCAGAGTTGGCGATAACTTCGTCAAGGCGGTTGTGTGTACTGGTCCTGTAGCTGGTGGCTTCACTAAAGGACGAGGG ATTACTGTGTGCAGTAACTATCTGACTATTCAAGATGAAGTGAACCAAGTGGTTATACATGAGTTAATCCATGCTTATGACGAGTGTCGCGCCAAGAATCTGGATTGGACTAACTGTGCTCATCATGCTTGCAGCGAG ATCCGTGCAGGTCATTTAAGCGGCGATTGCCATTTCAAGAGAGAACTTTTGAGGGGTTTCATTAAATTAAGAGGCCATGAACAA GAATGTATAAAAAGAAGAGTGTTGAAATCGCTTCGTGGCAACCCGTATTGCTCTGAAGTAGCAGCCAAAGACGCCATGGAGGCAGTGTGGGATACTTGTTACAATGACACTAAGCCTTTTGACAGAGCTCCTTGA
- the LOC111213500 gene encoding protease Do-like 7: MGDPLGSEEASLATETGIKSDLCLEIDPPPTETVATAEDWRRALGKVVPAVVVLRTTACRAFDTVSAGASYATGFIVDKRRGIILTNRHVVKPGPVVAEAMFVNREEIPIYPVYRDPVHDFGFFSYDPSAVQFLSYEEIPLAPEAASVGLEIRVVGNDSGEKVSILAGTLARLDRDAPQYKKDGYNDFNTFYMQAASGTKGGSSGSPVIDWQGRAVALNAGSKSSSASAFFLPLQRVVRALSFLQKSIDSCTDKPKAVHIPRGTLQMTFVHKGFDEIRRLGLRSETEQVVRHASPTGETGMLVVDSVVPNGPADKHLEPGDVLIRVNGTVLTQFLNLENLIDDGVGQIVELEIERGGQPITVSVSVQDLHSITPDHFLEVSGAVIHPLSYQQARNFRFPCGLAYVSDPGYMLFRAGVPRHAIIKKVANEDISCLADLISVLSKLSRGARVPLEYMSHTDRHRKKSVLVTIDRHEWYAPPQLYTRNDSSGLWDVKPAIEPAAVPPSIGNSGLPICQNTESMHEVVRGVTDTAATMEASSGDGSSQNDFGVEAKKQRVEDDSSDGTVANGSLHGSELKSDDAMATENSVLRDYESAAALSANASLAERAIEPALVMFEVHVPPSCSLDGVHSQHFFGTGIIIYHSSNMGLAVVDKNTVAISASDVMLSFAAFPVEIPGEVVFLHPVHNYALIAYNPSAMGPASASVIRAAELLPEPALQRGDSVYLVGLSRNLQATSRKSIVTNPCAALNIGSADSPRYRATNMEVIELDTDFGSSFSGALTDEQGRIRAIWGSFSTQVKYSSSSSEDHQFVRGIPIYAISQVLEKIITGGNGPELLINGVKRPMPLVRILEVELYPTLLSKARSFGLSDEWIQILVKKDPVRRQVLRVKGCLAGSKAENLLEQGDMVLAVNKMPVTCYNDIEAACRTLDTGSHSDENLNLTILRQGREMELVVGTDKRDGNGTTRAINWCGCVVQDPHSAVRALGFLPEEGHGVYVTRWCHGSPAHRYGLYALQWIVEVNGKKTPDLNAFADATKELEHGQFVRIRTVHLNGKPRVLTLKQDLHYWPTWELRFDPETALWRRNILKALK, from the exons ATGGGAGATCCGTTGGGATCAGAGGAGGCATCACTCGCGACGGAGACCGGCATCAAATCGGATTTGTGTTTGGAGATCGATCCTCCGCCGACCGAAACCGTCGCCACCGCCGAAGACTGGCGTCGCGCTCTCGGCAAAGTGGTTCCCGCCGTCGTGGTGCTCCGCACGACGGCGTGTCGCGCCTTCGACACTGTATCGGCGGGCGCTAGCTACGCTACTGGGTTTATCGTTGATAAGAGGCGTGGGATCATCCTCACCAATCGCCACGTGGTGAAGCCAG GTCCAGTAGTTGCGGAGGCAATGTTTGTTAACCGCGAAGAGATCCCAATCTATCCTGTATATAGGGATCCG GTCCACGACTTTGGCTTCTTTTCGTATGATCCCAGTGCAGTACAGTTTCTGAGTTATGAGGAAATTCCCCTTGCTCCAGAGGCTGCTTCTGTTGGACTGGAGATTAGGGTTGTTGGCAATGATAGCGGAGAGAAG GTTTCTATACTGGCTGGTACTCTTGCTCGGTTGGATAGGGATGCTCCACAGTATAAGAA AGATGGTTACAACGACTTCAACACGTTTTATATGCAA GCAGCGTCAGGTACTAAAGGTGGATCAAGCGGTTCTCCTGTTATTGATTGGCAAGGCAGGGCGGTAGCTTTGAATGCTGGCAGCAAGTCTTCAAGTGCATCAGCCTTCTTCCTACCACTTCAACGA GTTGTCAGGGCGTTAAGTTTCCTGCAGAAAAGTATCGACTCGTGCACAGATAAGCCAAAAGCAGTTCATATTCCTCGTGGTACGCTTCAG ATGACATTTGTTCACAAAGGCTTCGATGAGATACGTCGACTTGGTCTCAGGAGCGAAACTGAACAG GTGGTTCGGCATGCATCTCCaactggggaaactggaatgCTTGTTGTTGATTCTGTA GTGCCAAATGGCCCTGCTGATAAACATTTAGAGCCGGGAGATGTTCTTATTCGTGTGAACGGCACA GTGCTTACACAATTTCTGAATTTGGAGAATCTGATTGATGACGGTGTTGGCCAGATAGTTGAACTGGAAATTGAAAGGGGTGGACAGCCAATAACTGTTAGTGTATCG GTTCAGGATTTACACTCAATCACTCCAGATCACTTCCTGGAAGTAAGTGGTGCTGTAATTCATCCGTTGTCTTATCAGCAG GCTCGTAATTTTCGTTTTCCTTGTGGCCTGGCTTATGTCTCGGACCCTGG ATACATGCTATTTAGAGCTGGAGTCCCACGACATGCTATCATAAAGAAGGTTGCTAATGAAGATATTTCCTGTCTTGCGGATTTGATATCCGTTCTTTCGAAGCTCTCTAGGGGTGCTCGTGTCCCCTTGGAATATATGTCTCACACTGATCGTCATCGCAAGAAG TCTGTGTTAGTCACAATTGATCGTCATGAATGGTACGCTCCTCCACAGTTGTATACCCGTAATGACAGTTCTGGTTTATGGGATGTGAAACCTGCAATCGAACCTGCTGCTGTTCCACCATCTATTGGTAATAGTGGTTTGCCTATATGCCAAAATACAGAGTCCATGCATGAAGTCGTTCGTGGGGTTACTGATACTGCGGCTACTATGGAAGCCTCTAGTGGGGATGGTTCTTCTCAGAATGATTTTGGCGTAGAAGCAAAGAAACAAAGAGTGGAAGATGATTCTTCAGATGGAACTGTTGCAAACGGTTCCTTACATGGGAGTGAATTGAAATCTGATGATGCAATGGCAACAGAAAATTCGGTTTTAAGAGACTACGAAAGCGCAGCAGCACTGTCTGCTAATGCTTCTTTGGCTGAACGTGCTATTGAGCCGGCTCTTGTCATGTTTGAG GTTCATGTGCCACCATCGTGTAGTCTTGATGGTGTACATTCACAACATTTCTTTGGGACTGGCATTATTATTTACCATTCTTCAAACATGGGACTTGCTGTGGTGGACAAAAACACTGTTGCGATTTCTGCATCTGATGTTATGTTGTCCTTTGCTGCTTTTCCAGTCGAGATTCCTGGAGAG GTGGTATTTCTTCATCCTGTTCACAACTATGCTCTTATTGCCTACAATCCGTCAGCAATGGGTCCTGCCAGTGCTTCAGTTATTCGTGCAGCTGAGCTACTACCTG AACCTGCACTGCAACGTGGAGATTCAGTTTATCTTGTCGGATTGAGTAGGAACCTTCAAGCTACATCAAGAAAATCTATTGTTACCAATCCATGTGCAGCGTTAAACATTGGGTCTGCTGATTCTCCCCGCTACAGAGCTACTAATATGGAAGTTATCGAGCTTGATACAG ATTTTGGTAGCTCATTTTCAGGAGCGCTGACTGATGAGCAAGGGAGGATTCGGGCCATTTGGGGAAGCTTTTCGACTCAG GTTAAATATAGTTCCTCTTCGTCCGAAGACCATCAGTTTGTCAGAGGTATCCCAATATATGCGATCAGCCAAGTCCTCGAGAAAATCATAACTGGTGGAAATGGACCAGAACTTCTAATAAATGGTGTGAAAAGGCCAATGCCACTCGTTCGGATTCTGGAAGTTGAGTTGTATCCTACTTTGCTCTCAAAGGCCCGGAGTTTTGGTCTGAGCGATGAATGGATCCAA ATTCTAGTCAAGAAGGATCCTGTTAGACGACAAGTTCTGCGTGTTAAAGGTTGCCTGGCAGGATCAAAAGCTGAAAATCTTCTAGAACAAGGCGACATGGTTTTGGCAGTCAATAAAATGCCAGTTACATGCTACAATGACATTGAAGCCGCTTGCCGAACATTGGATACTGGTAGCCACAGCGATGAGAATCTCAATCTAACAATCCTTCGACAG GGTCGAGAAATGGAGCTCGTAGTTGGAACTGACAAAAGAGATGGAAACGGAACTACAAGAGCGATAAACTGGTGTGGTTGCGTTGTTCAAGATCCTCATTCTGCGGTTCGCGCTCTTGGGTTTCTTCCTGAGGAAGGTCATGGTGTCTATGTCACCAG ATGGTGTCATGGGAGTCCGGCACACCGATATGGCCTGTATGCACTTCAGTGGATTGTGGAAGTTAACGGGAAGAAGACTCCTGATCTAAACGCATTTGCAGATGCTACTAAG GAGCTAGAACACGGGCAATTTGTGCGTATAAGGACTGTTCATCTAAACGGCAAGCCACGAGTGTTGACTCTGAAACAAGATCTTCATTATTGGCCAACTTGGGAGCTGAGGTTCGACCCAGAGACTGCTCTTTGGCGTAGAAACATATTGAAAGCCTTGAAGTAA
- the LOC111210732 gene encoding uncharacterized protein LOC111210732, giving the protein MIPICVQCGTGGNPCRCKVVGPTLGLVAFLAAGVVEWPVGALVYIFKHAKGRRIMGHPATHVYPKVSRSIPI; this is encoded by the coding sequence ATGATTCCTATATGCGTGCAATGCGGAACGGGAGGAAACCCATGTAGATGCAAAGTGGTCGGACCGACGTTAGGGCTTGTGGCGTTTTTAGCAGCCGGAGTGGTGGAGTGGCCGGTGGGAGCATTGGTTTATATCTTTAAACATGCCAAAGGTCGACGTATTATGGGTCATCCGGCTACCCACGTTTATCCCAAAGTCTCCCGTTCCATTCCCATATGA